Part of the Lucilia cuprina isolate Lc7/37 chromosome 5, ASM2204524v1, whole genome shotgun sequence genome is shown below.
ACTTTCCCAAATGGGAACGTGATCTTATGGTTTATGTTGGTGCCACCGCCATGTGGGGCATTgctaaaatccttaaaaaacgTCATCAACTAACGGATGATGTACGTTCGCACATTTATGATGCCTGCAATAAGTGGACTAAAGAATTGGAAAAACGTAATACGAAATTTCTGGGTGGTAAACAACCCAATTTGGCGGACTTATCAATTTATGGTGTCTTAAGCAGTATGGAGGGTTGTCAAGCCTTTAAGGATTGtgtacaaaatacaaaaattggcaAGTTTTAtggacatttttttgaaaaaggaacaaatattttaataatattttatttttaggagAATGGTTTTACAGTGTTAAACAATTAATACAACAAAATCGTGGCAATTTAATACGTGAACGTATTGAGGGAGAAATGCCCAATATGTTAACATCTATTACCAACTAATTAATAAATGATTTAGAcaacaaaacttatttatattttaaatagctataattttaaaacgataTCTTTTCCAATCATAAAGTTATGGAAAATAAAACATACCAAAAACCCGATTTtcttagaaatatattttttaatttagatattCCATAGACTTGAAAAtttggttttaatatttttatacaagatTTTTTCTATAAGCCAAGCCATTTTCCAATCAAAACGTGATGTAGGGCAGATTTttctacaaacaaaaaaaaaattatctgaaaatatttatttatatgttttgaaAACGAACAAAATTTTCCGTCTCTGCTGTTAACACTATGGCAACGGTAAATTTACCTTAAAATGATATTGCCACACTTGAAATAAACAGCTAAATGTCAACATATGACAACTGTCAGTCTTTTATTTTAAGGCTACcagattttttttgcatttaaaaaatcaaattcaaaactcattttgttttcatatttaacaaaatttctaaacaaatttgcaataaatttacatatatttcacACAAATACCAATCGATAtaataactttgacaaatttaagaaattctattttacaataaaacagTTGAAAACTAGTGGCATCTCTCTAGGTGTTATGTATTTTATTCTCTTCTCTCTTTATTATCAATTGAGTGTGTGACTGTGTGTGTTGGTGTTGGTGATTTTTCGTAATACTTTCGTAGTTTCGAATTTTCTTTCATTCCTCCAAAAAGTTGTATTGTACCTTCTCTGGCCAAGACGATGGCGGCTACATTAGGAAGAATTTGTGGCTCTAAATTGCTTAAATCAGTACCTGCATTAAATCTGCAGCAGGTAcgaaattaaacacaaaattctTTCCTCATTGAAAGTGTTAAATCATCAAAAATATCCATCAGAAAAAAATGAGACCTTAAgagatattataaaaatgtgttcAAATTTTgtgtatgaaaaaattaattaatatttataaattatcacAATTGGAAACATAATTCAATGGCTTAAATTAAATCTTACAAATAATTGGATAAAGTGTCAGtgcaaatgtttgaaaattttatgttatatgaagaaaaaattttcccTAACTTTAACATTATGTAACCCACCATtgaggttttgttttttttctttcgtttgaCTGTCAACTGAACATCTTagatatttaatagtttttttaataaaattacgattaataaatgttttttctttaatttctttaggCTAACAATTTGTCCACTGCCAAAACATGGACTAATGGCCAAAAGAAGGTGAGTAGTTATTTTCCTGCACACACATACACGAACGTATGCTGTGTATAATGACCAAACGTCAACTCCGGTGAactatttaatatacataacctcaatcatttttttcatactaaaggttatttaagttttaatagtttgtgtttggttgttaattttttgatgtttttttttttttttttttaatttttataaatttatgaaatatttcttttagttcATTGCCACTATTGGCGCCTTAACCGGTGGTGTTGGTGCTTTGATCTACGCTATGGAGCAATCAGTTGATGCCTCCGGCACTGAAGTTCACCCACCAGCCATGCCCTGGAGCCATAATGGTTTGATTGCAGCATTGGATCATGCCAGGTGTGTAAGAAACAACtattattatctttattattttcagtgttCTGTTTAATTTGCCTTTTGTCTGATGTTTATAATTGTTGGAAGTAGTGATGGACAAATTCCATTTGCTGTTTTAACTGTTAGGGAATAGGAAAtatgtttgaatattttatttctggTTCAAAAGAAATCTGGAGAACATTACGACAGAATGTTGAACAAAAGAAACGTTCATACATTACGGCCTTTAAAGAACGTTTTAAAAAGCAGTAACAATTTGTTTAGAGTAATAGTTAAACAGACTATCATTGGTTTTCGTGTAGCTCCTCTAGTAGAGatcattttgttgggtattctTTAAGGATTCTGTAGTCTCGATTATCATTAATCATCATGAGTTCTTTGATCATCTGtgatgttgttgtaacagcttaaactatacaattttaatccgggggttctgtatttaggtccaagccaagaaattgggctacttcaatagggttagtccataaatccattgggctaaatgaagtagggtgggctggacagttgaatatgtggtgggtatcatggggaccctgtcCACAAGATGGGCATATATTAGGGACAGCACGTTATATGCGggaccagtaggcgttgagcctgttgctccatcccgatctcagttgtgccatagcaactcttgttttccgcggcagaTTCTTCCCTATTactgctatgggcggtgggcgatctccaagaacgacattcatgcggtaacctgaaaccgcggtattgatggcgtctctatgaatgtcattcaaagctgctgtatacgaaCTTAACTTCGTATGCTCTCTTCGTATATACGAAGTACCTTCTTGATATGCCCCGGGGaagcatccaactgtgtgatgttaaagttgggatgactcctccggtgacatcccaggaggaactgtttagtcagcatgacattatgttcATTGACTGGGAGGACCTTCGTTTCCTCATGTAGATGGTTTTCTGAGGTTATTTGCATGCAGCCCGTTGCAACAACTACACATCATCCGTGATCAGACGCTTCGATGTTCAAGCAGTCGTTAGAGACtactatttttttatgaacatttcTTTATCGTTTTCGAATAATAGTTTCATTAACGGAAAGAAGTAAggcaattaaaaactttaaaataatcttaatcatattatttttttagtgtaCGTCGTGGTTATGAAGTGTACAAACAGGTATGCTCGGCCTGCCATTCAATGAAATACATTGCCTATCGTAATTTAGTTGGTGTAACTCACACTGAAGCTGAAGCCAAGGCCGAAGCTGAGGGTATTATGGTAAGTTAACTTCTATCAaacacttttaaacattttctcaaTTTCATTGTATATAcgaaagtataaaaataaaaaccaacaaaaaaattgttattttcctTAGGTTCGTGATGGTCCAGATGATACTGGTAATTATTATGATCGTCCTGGTAAGTTATCGGATTACTTCCCTTCACCTTACCCCAACGAAGAGGCTGCCCGTGCTGCCAACAATGGTGCCTATCCTCCAGATTTGAGCTACATTGTTTCAGCCCGTAAAGGTGGTGAAGACTATATCTTCTCTTTGCTCACTGGCTACTTCGATGCCCCAGCTGGTGTACAATTGCGCGAGGGACAATACTTTAATCCCTACTTCCCAGGTGGTGCTATTGGTATGGCTCAAGTCTTGTACAATGAGGTAATTAATCATACTTAACTTTTCCGGGAATTCTTGAATAATTTACTTATTCCTGTTTTAGGTTATTGAATACGAAGACGGCACCCCAGCCACCCAAAGTCAATTGGCCAAGGATGTTGCCACTTTCCTTAAATGGACCTCAGAGCCAGAACATGATGTACGCAAGAGTATGATTGTTAAGGTTATCGGCATTATGTCTTTCTTGACCATCATCTCCTACTACATTAAGAGACACAAGTGGTCCGCTTTGAAATCAAGAAAGATCTTCTATGTACCCAAGAAAGATTAAACTAAATtacgtataaaatataaataataacaaatttaaataaaaataaaaaaaacgccACACATTTCTATTTACAAACATAAAGAGTATGCAATTAGGCTCACTTAAAACCAAGAACTAGAGCCAAGCCACCACTATCACCATCATCTAACGATAATGTatggaaattaaataaatgaataattaaacaaacaaacaaaaaatataatgttattagaaaaatgttaaatcttAAAGCTAAACCAAGAAAAAgtcaaactaaataaacaaacaaaaaattactattaaacgtaatttaaaacaaaccaaccaattaaacaaattttcaatagataTATCTTATTCGTTTCTTTTCTTAtaagaaatgtttttgtttcatatttattttaaccagCCCTGCCGACCCGTCTACTATTCTAACTAGTATACTGCTTTGTTttcattcttttaaaataagattAAGTTGAATTTTCTATGAgacaaaaccaaaaattttttaaaaaaaataataacaaatttagcaaccaaaatgttatttattttaaaacctttCTTTAGTATTAGTTTTGAATAAGTTTATGcacatttaaattgtatatttgagTTGAAGAGTTGTTGCAGCCAATCAATTACTTCGCAAAAGAAGAAATTCAAATTGTTCGTTGTCATTTCAAGAGatatctaaataaataattaaaatcttaaatcattttttatttacttattttcaaagtttcaaacactttttttttagtaaaactcTAACCACtaaagtttcaaaatgtttcgcCAAACGGCATTTTCTGTGACTTATCATAAAGAAGATCATCGATTTATCGCCATTGTGCTTTTAATTGACCTAATGAATAAACCGTGTTAAGGTTTTTACGGACGACTCTTAATTcgatatattaagtttttttcaatgTTTCGAAAGAAAATGCATTCGAAATTATTTCGAACTTTATTACACAATTGCTCCCCTTGACTTTAAAGTACACTCCACTAATTTTCCGGCCCATAGAAAATTCTTATCTTACTTTGGTTCTAAAGCAACAAAATAAGAATCCAATCACTAATTTGCATTTCCAATCAAATCgaaattttcttcatttggCAATATTCGCAGAAAAAACATGGTAATGGCTTCTAATTACCaaacaaattactttttaatgactactGCATTGCACCTGATGattagtttgttgttgtaacaggttgacTGTAACTGAATGTTCTTCAttggggaaaaaacttccggttgatacagctattgctgagttgacaatctttggccaaTTGAGAATCGGGTCATTCCGCAGCGGAGATCCAATTTTCGTAGGAACGTTGTTTAGTTTGTGATGCTGATTAGTATACAAAAGActcttaatgaaaattttgtaatcagCTATTTTGTGGGTGGATCTTTCGATCTTTCTGCATCATATATTATTATCAGGCAATTTCGAACGTACTGCATGGCAGTGCTGCATCTTCGAACAGGCTGTTTGTGTTCGAATTTACtacatttctaatttaaaaactgGTAATCGGTGATAGgtgtttttaagtattttgctCATCATATATTTTTGTCAGGCACTTCCAAACGTTCGGCAGCGCAACAGTCCCCTGGTTTTCGAAATTTCGTACAAAACCTCAATTCAgtatttcgattacgtttccTCATTCGTAATGGTAAGAAAAAATGCTATTTCAATTCAGTGCTTCACGATTGTTGTATTTTGGAGTTATTTCAGAATGACTAAGCGTAACATTAGAATGAACGTAGAATCAGAATTTCGATTCGAATAGAAATTTCTCAGCGAGCGAAATAAGTACTTGCGTATACAAGAATCATGAAATTCTGACAGTAAATGTCTTTTGGATATGTAGATCCTCCAAGGAGCTATTCTTGgatatttgtatatttggtgggtaaaaaaaggaaaaatctaACTCAATATTAGtagtacaataaaaattttaatttcatctacttttattcttaaagagagcagatgggtgtctggtactttttcagaattcgtacttttaagtgTTGAATATGTGAAaactttttaagtaataaacataataaaattttgaaaaatatttgggaCACATCttacaaaattatgagacacctgtttcgtactttttaaaactcaGTCAATTTTGgttgtaaaagggagaaaaaactgtattttttagGTACTTTTTAGATATGCACCTTatacaaaaacgattattaaagttaacattgGTTTACgacacactttttccatataaaacaagtaggaaagtatagtcgggcatggccgaccatataataccctacaccatgagtatattttcaaaatttttaccttttaattttttttataaagaaacttttatgttgaatattaccataattccaaaatatttaagcaatttattgataaaaaaaactaaaatttctaaatgaggctttatataggtcaaatatggggcgatcctcggtaaatttgggaaaaggatatatttctaaataacagttagttttgttgagtttcattgcgatacaaatggttacaagtcaatttaagtcgtttatgacattttttgaaggggggtttgtatgggggctagggtcaaataagggccgatccttacgaaaatctgcagtgtcatttatacttatataaaacttatttgtgccaatttttagagagatagcagaatatttgacgtaattatgtcataaatagttcaaatcgggaggcacggttgtatggggtctaggtgaaataatggaccgatttcatccattttcaataggcttcgtccctgtgccaaaaaacatgcttggtccaaatttcatcaaattattttgaaaattgcggcctgtaccttgcgcacaaggtttacatggacagccagccggacatgtcttaatcgactcaaaaaaatattctgaatcgatcggtatactttaaggtgggtattggaccaatatttttgtatgttacaaacatcagcaaaaacgtAAATTACCCTCCCCactttagtggtgtagggtataaataggtTTTAATATTCGTTTT
Proteins encoded:
- the LOC111683482 gene encoding cytochrome c1, heme protein, mitochondrial, which encodes MAATLGRICGSKLLKSVPALNLQQANNLSTAKTWTNGQKKFIATIGALTGGVGALIYAMEQSVDASGTEVHPPAMPWSHNGLIAALDHASVRRGYEVYKQVCSACHSMKYIAYRNLVGVTHTEAEAKAEAEGIMVRDGPDDTGNYYDRPGKLSDYFPSPYPNEEAARAANNGAYPPDLSYIVSARKGGEDYIFSLLTGYFDAPAGVQLREGQYFNPYFPGGAIGMAQVLYNEVIEYEDGTPATQSQLAKDVATFLKWTSEPEHDVRKSMIVKVIGIMSFLTIISYYIKRHKWSALKSRKIFYVPKKD